From Equus przewalskii isolate Varuska chromosome 7, EquPr2, whole genome shotgun sequence, one genomic window encodes:
- the SLC2A11 gene encoding solute carrier family 2, facilitated glucose transporter member 11 isoform X11, with amino-acid sequence MRALQRLIQGKVLLLTICAAGIGGTFQFGYNLSIINAPTLHIQDFTNETWWARTGQPLPDHLVLLVWSLIVSLYPLGGLFGALLAGPLAIKLGRKKSLLVNNVFVVAAAILFGFSRRAGSFEMIMLGRLLVGVSAALQRLRGPADVAGELAELEQERAACRDRRARRPWELFRERALRRQVASLVVLGSAMELCGNDTVYAYASGVFREAGIPEEKVQYAIIGTGSCELLTAFVSCVVIERLGRRVLLMGGYCLMTCWGSVFTVALYLQSSIPWMPYLAMSCIFAFILSFGIGPAGVTGILATELFDQTARPAAYMVSGALMWTMLFLVGLGFPFIMEGLSHFIYVPFLGVCVCGAIYTGFFLPETKGKTFLEISEELHRLNFPRKSPGPTWRDPEVILSTEL; translated from the exons ATGCGAGCGCTCCAGAGACTG ATTCAGGGCAAGGTCCTGCTCCTGACCATCTGTGCAGCTGGCATTGGTGGGACTTTTCAGTTTGGCTACAACCTCTCCATCATCAATGCCCCAACCTTG CACATTCAGGACTTCACTAATGAGACATGGTGGGCCCGGACTGGCCAGCCGCTGCCCGACCACCTGGTTCTGCTTGTGTGGTCCCTCATCGTGTCCCTGTACCCCCTGGGGGGCCTCTTTGGAGCGCTGCTTGCAGGGCCCCTGGCCATCAAGCTGGGAAG GAAGAAGTCCCTGCTGGTGAATAACGTCTTTGTGGTGGCCGCAGCAATCCTGTTTGGCTTCAGCCGCAGAGCAGGCTCCTTCGAGATGATCATGCTGGGACGGCTGCTCGTAGGAGTCAGTGCAG CGCTGCAGCGGCTGCGGGGCCCCGCGGACGTGGCGGGCGAGCTGGCGGAGCTGGAGCAGGAGCGCGCCGCCTGCCGGGACAGGCGCGCGCGGCGCCCGTGGGAGCTGTTCCGGGAGCGCGCCCTGCGGAGGCAGGTGGCGAGCCTGGTGGTGCTGGGCAGCGCCATGGAGCTCTGCGGGAACGACACG GTGTACGCCTACGCCTCCGGCGTGTTCCGGGAGGCGGGGATCCCCGAGGAGAAGGTCCAGTACGCCATCATCGGGACCGGGAGCTGCGAGCTGCTCACCGCCTTTGTCAGC TGTGTGGTCATTGAGAGGCTGGGCCGGCGTGTGCTGCTGATGGGGGGGTACTGCCTGATGACCTGCTGGGGGAGCGTGTTCACAGTGGCCCTGTACCTGCAG AGCTCCATCCCCTGGATGCCCTACCTGGCCATGTCCTGCATCTTTGCCTTCATCCTCAGCTTTGGCATCGGCCCAG CCGGAGTAACAGGGATCCTGGCCACGGAGCTGTTTGACCAGACGGCCCGGCCTGCTGCCTACATGGTCTCCGGGGCGCTCATGTGGACCATGCTCTTCCTGGTGGGGCTGGGGTTCCCCTTCATCATG GAGGGCTTGTCCCACTTCATCTATGTGCCTTTCCtcggtgtgtgtgtctgtggggccATCTACACTGGCTTCTTCCTCCCTGAGACCAAAGGCAAGACCTTCCTGGAGATCTCCGAGGAATTACACCGACTCAACTTCCCCAGGAAGAGCCCAGGCCCCACGTGGAGGGACCCGGAGGTCATCCTGTCCACAGAGCTGTAG
- the SLC2A11 gene encoding solute carrier family 2, facilitated glucose transporter member 11 isoform X3 — protein MYRNPSCLFVEFGAGLRRACIQGKVLLLTICAAGIGGTFQFGYNLSIINAPTLHIQDFTNETWWARTGQPLPDHLVLLVWSLIVSLYPLGGLFGALLAGPLAIKLGRKKSLLVNNVFVVAAAILFGFSRRAGSFEMIMLGRLLVGVSAGVSMNVQPMYLGESAPKELRGAVAMTSAIFTALGVVMGQVVGLRELLGGPQAWPLLLASCLVPGLLQLASLPLLPESPRYLLIDCGDTEACLAALQRLRGPADVAGELAELEQERAACRDRRARRPWELFRERALRRQVASLVVLGSAMELCGNDTVYAYASGVFREAGIPEEKVQYAIIGTGSCELLTAFVSCVVIERLGRRVLLMGGYCLMTCWGSVFTVALYLQSSIPWMPYLAMSCIFAFILSFGIGPAGVTGILATELFDQTARPAAYMVSGALMWTMLFLVGLGFPFIMEGLSHFIYVPFLGVCVCGAIYTGFFLPETKGKTFLEISEELHRLNFPRKSPGPTWRDPEVILSTEL, from the exons ATGTACAGAAACCCCTCGTGCTTGTTTGTGGAGTTTGGTGCTGGGCTCAGACGAGCATGC ATTCAGGGCAAGGTCCTGCTCCTGACCATCTGTGCAGCTGGCATTGGTGGGACTTTTCAGTTTGGCTACAACCTCTCCATCATCAATGCCCCAACCTTG CACATTCAGGACTTCACTAATGAGACATGGTGGGCCCGGACTGGCCAGCCGCTGCCCGACCACCTGGTTCTGCTTGTGTGGTCCCTCATCGTGTCCCTGTACCCCCTGGGGGGCCTCTTTGGAGCGCTGCTTGCAGGGCCCCTGGCCATCAAGCTGGGAAG GAAGAAGTCCCTGCTGGTGAATAACGTCTTTGTGGTGGCCGCAGCAATCCTGTTTGGCTTCAGCCGCAGAGCAGGCTCCTTCGAGATGATCATGCTGGGACGGCTGCTCGTAGGAGTCAGTGCAG GTGTGAGCATGAACGTCCAGCCCATGTACCTAGGGGAGAGCGCCCCCAAGGAGCTCCGAGGAGCCGTGGCCATGACCTCAGCCATCTTCACCGCCCTGGGGGTCGTGATGGGCCAGGTGGTCGGACTCAG ggagCTCCTGGGCGGCCCGCAGGCCTGGCCCCTGCTGCTGGCCAGCTGCCTGGTGCCCGGGCTGCTCCAGCTGGCCTCCTTGCCCCTGCTTCCCGAGAGCCCGCGCTACCTCCTCATTGACTGTGGAGACACCGAGGCCTGCCTGGCAG CGCTGCAGCGGCTGCGGGGCCCCGCGGACGTGGCGGGCGAGCTGGCGGAGCTGGAGCAGGAGCGCGCCGCCTGCCGGGACAGGCGCGCGCGGCGCCCGTGGGAGCTGTTCCGGGAGCGCGCCCTGCGGAGGCAGGTGGCGAGCCTGGTGGTGCTGGGCAGCGCCATGGAGCTCTGCGGGAACGACACG GTGTACGCCTACGCCTCCGGCGTGTTCCGGGAGGCGGGGATCCCCGAGGAGAAGGTCCAGTACGCCATCATCGGGACCGGGAGCTGCGAGCTGCTCACCGCCTTTGTCAGC TGTGTGGTCATTGAGAGGCTGGGCCGGCGTGTGCTGCTGATGGGGGGGTACTGCCTGATGACCTGCTGGGGGAGCGTGTTCACAGTGGCCCTGTACCTGCAG AGCTCCATCCCCTGGATGCCCTACCTGGCCATGTCCTGCATCTTTGCCTTCATCCTCAGCTTTGGCATCGGCCCAG CCGGAGTAACAGGGATCCTGGCCACGGAGCTGTTTGACCAGACGGCCCGGCCTGCTGCCTACATGGTCTCCGGGGCGCTCATGTGGACCATGCTCTTCCTGGTGGGGCTGGGGTTCCCCTTCATCATG GAGGGCTTGTCCCACTTCATCTATGTGCCTTTCCtcggtgtgtgtgtctgtggggccATCTACACTGGCTTCTTCCTCCCTGAGACCAAAGGCAAGACCTTCCTGGAGATCTCCGAGGAATTACACCGACTCAACTTCCCCAGGAAGAGCCCAGGCCCCACGTGGAGGGACCCGGAGGTCATCCTGTCCACAGAGCTGTAG
- the SLC2A11 gene encoding solute carrier family 2, facilitated glucose transporter member 11 isoform X10, with product MRALQRLIQGKVLLLTICAAGIGGTFQFGYNLSIINAPTLHIQDFTNETWWARTGQPLPDHLVLLVWSLIVSLYPLGGLFGALLAGPLAIKLGRKKSLLVNNVFVVAAAILFGFSRRAGSFEMIMLGRLLVGVSAGVSMNVQPMYLGESAPKELRGAVAMTSAIFTALGVVMGQVVGLRELLGGPQAWPLLLASCLVPGLLQLASLPLLPESPRYLLIDCGDTEACLAALQRLRGPADVAGELAELEQERAACRDRRARRPWELFRERALRRQVASLVVLGSAMELCGNDTVYAYASGVFREAGIPEEKVQYAIIGTGSCELLTAFVSCVVIERLGRRVLLMGGYCLMTCWGSVFTVALYLQSSIPWMPYLAMSCIFAFILSFGIGPGGLVPLHLCAFPRCVCLWGHLHWLLPP from the exons ATGCGAGCGCTCCAGAGACTG ATTCAGGGCAAGGTCCTGCTCCTGACCATCTGTGCAGCTGGCATTGGTGGGACTTTTCAGTTTGGCTACAACCTCTCCATCATCAATGCCCCAACCTTG CACATTCAGGACTTCACTAATGAGACATGGTGGGCCCGGACTGGCCAGCCGCTGCCCGACCACCTGGTTCTGCTTGTGTGGTCCCTCATCGTGTCCCTGTACCCCCTGGGGGGCCTCTTTGGAGCGCTGCTTGCAGGGCCCCTGGCCATCAAGCTGGGAAG GAAGAAGTCCCTGCTGGTGAATAACGTCTTTGTGGTGGCCGCAGCAATCCTGTTTGGCTTCAGCCGCAGAGCAGGCTCCTTCGAGATGATCATGCTGGGACGGCTGCTCGTAGGAGTCAGTGCAG GTGTGAGCATGAACGTCCAGCCCATGTACCTAGGGGAGAGCGCCCCCAAGGAGCTCCGAGGAGCCGTGGCCATGACCTCAGCCATCTTCACCGCCCTGGGGGTCGTGATGGGCCAGGTGGTCGGACTCAG ggagCTCCTGGGCGGCCCGCAGGCCTGGCCCCTGCTGCTGGCCAGCTGCCTGGTGCCCGGGCTGCTCCAGCTGGCCTCCTTGCCCCTGCTTCCCGAGAGCCCGCGCTACCTCCTCATTGACTGTGGAGACACCGAGGCCTGCCTGGCAG CGCTGCAGCGGCTGCGGGGCCCCGCGGACGTGGCGGGCGAGCTGGCGGAGCTGGAGCAGGAGCGCGCCGCCTGCCGGGACAGGCGCGCGCGGCGCCCGTGGGAGCTGTTCCGGGAGCGCGCCCTGCGGAGGCAGGTGGCGAGCCTGGTGGTGCTGGGCAGCGCCATGGAGCTCTGCGGGAACGACACG GTGTACGCCTACGCCTCCGGCGTGTTCCGGGAGGCGGGGATCCCCGAGGAGAAGGTCCAGTACGCCATCATCGGGACCGGGAGCTGCGAGCTGCTCACCGCCTTTGTCAGC TGTGTGGTCATTGAGAGGCTGGGCCGGCGTGTGCTGCTGATGGGGGGGTACTGCCTGATGACCTGCTGGGGGAGCGTGTTCACAGTGGCCCTGTACCTGCAG AGCTCCATCCCCTGGATGCCCTACCTGGCCATGTCCTGCATCTTTGCCTTCATCCTCAGCTTTGGCATCGGCCCAG GAGGGCTTGTCCCACTTCATCTATGTGCCTTTCCtcggtgtgtgtgtctgtggggccATCTACACTGGCTTCTTCCTCCCTGA
- the SLC2A11 gene encoding solute carrier family 2, facilitated glucose transporter member 11 isoform X12 produces the protein MSAPPSPQRACAGTCPAMVAAVPLGQGRSSQAALLPNTGEMCTCSMPSCDLERSEVQNLPGLGVSDKGLRTSVNCTGAATLEGFTTASNIQGKVLLLTICAAGIGGTFQFGYNLSIINAPTLHIQDFTNETWWARTGQPLPDHLVLLVWSLIVSLYPLGGLFGALLAGPLAIKLGRKKSLLVNNVFVVAAAILFGFSRRAGSFEMIMLGRLLVGVSAALQRLRGPADVAGELAELEQERAACRDRRARRPWELFRERALRRQVASLVVLGSAMELCGNDTVYAYASGVFREAGIPEEKVQYAIIGTGSCELLTAFVSCVVIERLGRRVLLMGGYCLMTCWGSVFTVALYLQSSIPWMPYLAMSCIFAFILSFGIGPGGLVPLHLCAFPRCVCLWGHLHWLLPP, from the exons ATGAGTgcaccaccctccccccagcGCGCATGTGCCGGCACCTGCCCGGCGATGGTGGCCGCGGTTCCCCTGGGGCAGGGCAGAAGCTCACAGGCCGCACTTCTCCCGAATACTGGAGAAATGTGTACGTGCTCGATGCCCTCCTGCGATCTGGAAAGGTCTGAAGTCCAAAACCTGCCCGGCCTAGGCGTTTCAGATAAGGGATTGAGGACCAGCGTGAACTGCACGGGCGCGGCCACTCTGGAAGGCTTCACGACGGCGTCAAAT ATTCAGGGCAAGGTCCTGCTCCTGACCATCTGTGCAGCTGGCATTGGTGGGACTTTTCAGTTTGGCTACAACCTCTCCATCATCAATGCCCCAACCTTG CACATTCAGGACTTCACTAATGAGACATGGTGGGCCCGGACTGGCCAGCCGCTGCCCGACCACCTGGTTCTGCTTGTGTGGTCCCTCATCGTGTCCCTGTACCCCCTGGGGGGCCTCTTTGGAGCGCTGCTTGCAGGGCCCCTGGCCATCAAGCTGGGAAG GAAGAAGTCCCTGCTGGTGAATAACGTCTTTGTGGTGGCCGCAGCAATCCTGTTTGGCTTCAGCCGCAGAGCAGGCTCCTTCGAGATGATCATGCTGGGACGGCTGCTCGTAGGAGTCAGTGCAG CGCTGCAGCGGCTGCGGGGCCCCGCGGACGTGGCGGGCGAGCTGGCGGAGCTGGAGCAGGAGCGCGCCGCCTGCCGGGACAGGCGCGCGCGGCGCCCGTGGGAGCTGTTCCGGGAGCGCGCCCTGCGGAGGCAGGTGGCGAGCCTGGTGGTGCTGGGCAGCGCCATGGAGCTCTGCGGGAACGACACG GTGTACGCCTACGCCTCCGGCGTGTTCCGGGAGGCGGGGATCCCCGAGGAGAAGGTCCAGTACGCCATCATCGGGACCGGGAGCTGCGAGCTGCTCACCGCCTTTGTCAGC TGTGTGGTCATTGAGAGGCTGGGCCGGCGTGTGCTGCTGATGGGGGGGTACTGCCTGATGACCTGCTGGGGGAGCGTGTTCACAGTGGCCCTGTACCTGCAG AGCTCCATCCCCTGGATGCCCTACCTGGCCATGTCCTGCATCTTTGCCTTCATCCTCAGCTTTGGCATCGGCCCAG GAGGGCTTGTCCCACTTCATCTATGTGCCTTTCCtcggtgtgtgtgtctgtggggccATCTACACTGGCTTCTTCCTCCCTGA
- the SLC2A11 gene encoding solute carrier family 2, facilitated glucose transporter member 11 isoform X5, whose protein sequence is MSAPPSPQRACAGTCPAMVAAVPLGQGRSSQAALLPNTGEMCTCSMPSCDLERSEVQNLPGLGVSDKGLRTSVNCTGAATLEGFTTASNIQGKVLLLTICAAGIGGTFQFGYNLSIINAPTLHIQDFTNETWWARTGQPLPDHLVLLVWSLIVSLYPLGGLFGALLAGPLAIKLGRKKSLLVNNVFVVAAAILFGFSRRAGSFEMIMLGRLLVGVSAGVSMNVQPMYLGESAPKELRGAVAMTSAIFTALGVVMGQVVGLRELLGGPQAWPLLLASCLVPGLLQLASLPLLPESPRYLLIDCGDTEACLAALQRLRGPADVAGELAELEQERAACRDRRARRPWELFRERALRRQVASLVVLGSAMELCGNDTVYAYASGVFREAGIPEEKVQYAIIGTGSCELLTAFVSCVVIERLGRRVLLMGGYCLMTCWGSVFTVALYLQSSIPWMPYLAMSCIFAFILSFGIGPGGLVPLHLCAFPRCVCLWGHLHWLLPP, encoded by the exons ATGAGTgcaccaccctccccccagcGCGCATGTGCCGGCACCTGCCCGGCGATGGTGGCCGCGGTTCCCCTGGGGCAGGGCAGAAGCTCACAGGCCGCACTTCTCCCGAATACTGGAGAAATGTGTACGTGCTCGATGCCCTCCTGCGATCTGGAAAGGTCTGAAGTCCAAAACCTGCCCGGCCTAGGCGTTTCAGATAAGGGATTGAGGACCAGCGTGAACTGCACGGGCGCGGCCACTCTGGAAGGCTTCACGACGGCGTCAAAT ATTCAGGGCAAGGTCCTGCTCCTGACCATCTGTGCAGCTGGCATTGGTGGGACTTTTCAGTTTGGCTACAACCTCTCCATCATCAATGCCCCAACCTTG CACATTCAGGACTTCACTAATGAGACATGGTGGGCCCGGACTGGCCAGCCGCTGCCCGACCACCTGGTTCTGCTTGTGTGGTCCCTCATCGTGTCCCTGTACCCCCTGGGGGGCCTCTTTGGAGCGCTGCTTGCAGGGCCCCTGGCCATCAAGCTGGGAAG GAAGAAGTCCCTGCTGGTGAATAACGTCTTTGTGGTGGCCGCAGCAATCCTGTTTGGCTTCAGCCGCAGAGCAGGCTCCTTCGAGATGATCATGCTGGGACGGCTGCTCGTAGGAGTCAGTGCAG GTGTGAGCATGAACGTCCAGCCCATGTACCTAGGGGAGAGCGCCCCCAAGGAGCTCCGAGGAGCCGTGGCCATGACCTCAGCCATCTTCACCGCCCTGGGGGTCGTGATGGGCCAGGTGGTCGGACTCAG ggagCTCCTGGGCGGCCCGCAGGCCTGGCCCCTGCTGCTGGCCAGCTGCCTGGTGCCCGGGCTGCTCCAGCTGGCCTCCTTGCCCCTGCTTCCCGAGAGCCCGCGCTACCTCCTCATTGACTGTGGAGACACCGAGGCCTGCCTGGCAG CGCTGCAGCGGCTGCGGGGCCCCGCGGACGTGGCGGGCGAGCTGGCGGAGCTGGAGCAGGAGCGCGCCGCCTGCCGGGACAGGCGCGCGCGGCGCCCGTGGGAGCTGTTCCGGGAGCGCGCCCTGCGGAGGCAGGTGGCGAGCCTGGTGGTGCTGGGCAGCGCCATGGAGCTCTGCGGGAACGACACG GTGTACGCCTACGCCTCCGGCGTGTTCCGGGAGGCGGGGATCCCCGAGGAGAAGGTCCAGTACGCCATCATCGGGACCGGGAGCTGCGAGCTGCTCACCGCCTTTGTCAGC TGTGTGGTCATTGAGAGGCTGGGCCGGCGTGTGCTGCTGATGGGGGGGTACTGCCTGATGACCTGCTGGGGGAGCGTGTTCACAGTGGCCCTGTACCTGCAG AGCTCCATCCCCTGGATGCCCTACCTGGCCATGTCCTGCATCTTTGCCTTCATCCTCAGCTTTGGCATCGGCCCAG GAGGGCTTGTCCCACTTCATCTATGTGCCTTTCCtcggtgtgtgtgtctgtggggccATCTACACTGGCTTCTTCCTCCCTGA